A genomic region of Pseudomonas migulae contains the following coding sequences:
- a CDS encoding ABC transporter ATP-binding protein gives MSEAASDIAANELLRVNDIEVIYDGAILAVAGVSLTVPKGGIVALLGANGAGKSTTLKAISGLVRAERAEVSRGTIEFLGRDTAGVDPSVRVRQGMVHVLEGRHVFPQLTVEDNLRSGGFVRGLSRQDMARDLERIYAWFPRLKTKRKTQAGLTSGGEQQMVAIGRALMTRPTLVLLDEPSMGLAPIIVQEIFEIVAQLNREEQVSFLIAEQNINVALKYASQAYVLDTGRVVLSGSSEALLARGDLHDFYLGKH, from the coding sequence ATGAGCGAAGCCGCCAGTGATATTGCTGCCAACGAACTGCTGCGAGTCAACGACATCGAGGTGATCTACGACGGCGCGATCCTGGCGGTGGCCGGGGTGTCGCTGACGGTGCCCAAGGGCGGCATCGTCGCCTTGCTCGGCGCCAACGGCGCGGGCAAAAGCACCACGCTCAAGGCGATTTCCGGGTTGGTGCGGGCCGAGCGGGCGGAGGTCAGTCGCGGCACGATCGAGTTCCTCGGTCGCGATACGGCGGGTGTCGATCCGAGTGTGCGGGTGCGCCAAGGGATGGTGCATGTGCTGGAGGGACGACACGTGTTTCCGCAGCTGACGGTCGAAGACAACCTGCGCAGTGGCGGTTTTGTACGGGGGTTGAGTCGCCAGGACATGGCCCGGGACCTGGAGCGGATCTACGCCTGGTTTCCACGCCTGAAAACCAAGCGCAAGACCCAGGCCGGACTGACCTCCGGTGGCGAGCAGCAGATGGTCGCCATCGGCCGGGCGTTGATGACCCGTCCTACTTTGGTACTGCTTGATGAACCTTCCATGGGTTTGGCGCCTATTATCGTCCAGGAGATTTTCGAGATCGTCGCGCAACTCAATCGCGAGGAGCAGGTGAGCTTCCTGATTGCCGAGCAAAACATTAATGTGGCGCTCAAGTACGCATCACAGGCCTACGTCCTCGACACCGGCCGGGTGGTGTTGTCCGGCAGCAGCGAAGCGTTGCTGGCGCGGGGCGATCTGCACGATTTTTATCTAGGTAAACATTGA